The genomic segment CCTCGTGCTGCGCCCTCCTACTGATAATGACCAGGGCGTAATTCTCAACTGCATTAGGCCAGAGACAGGGAGTGAAATTACCTCGTCCAGACTAGCTGATTCCAGCGACTGGGAAGTTAGCGCGTATCGAGAGCAGTTTTTTTCTCTCGATCCGTTTATAAACCTGCCCCTCGATAAGGTAATAGCGCTCGAGGACATACTGCCGGACACCGAGCTTATATCCTCCGATTATTATCAGCACTATCTCAAGCCAATAAATCTTTTCCGGATTCTAGGTGTCGATACTGCCGAACCGGGGGGAATGATTGCGCGTTTGCGAATCTCCCGCCGCGAAAGTGAGGATGGCTTTAAACGCAGCGAGCGGGAACTTCTGGAGTTTGTCACGCCGCATCTTCGCAGAGCCATCGAGATCTACGCGAGACTGAATCGCATGACAGCGGAGCGAGACGTGTATGCGGGGGCGGTCGACCAGCTGTCAGTAGCCAGCATCATTCTCGATGAACAGGGAAAGTTACTCACGACTAACGCAGTTGGACGAGCGCTTCTTGATCAGGGCGCCGGACTGAGCCTACGGGATGGCCGCCTAATGATCGAGGGACGGGAATTTAACAAAGAACTGCAATCGGCATTAGCGACCATTATCAAAGCTCAACAAAATGGTGAAACATCTGTAGTCCGTGCATTACGCGTTCCTCGACCAGGGGTGAGATCTGACCTTGGCCTGGTAATAAAACCCGTACCACTGTCGGAATGGAGTGAGGGCCAGTCGAGTCCATCGGCTGCTGTTTTTATCAGCGATCCGGACCTCAAGGAATCGACCTCTCGCCAGGTTTTGGGAGAGCTTTTCGAACTCACACCGGCAGAGGCTAATCTGGCCACATTGCTCGCACGAGGGCTTAGCCTCGCGCAGGTATCCGATGCGCAGCACATTTCGCAGCACACGGCGCGAGCGCAACTGAAATCGATCTTCGCTAAGATGGGCGTATCAAGACAGGCCGAACTTGTTCGACTTGTTCTAAAAAGCGTAGCCTCGCTCGGCTAACAGCGCAAACAAAACTCATCAGCAGTAGCGTGAAAAGTATTGAGCATCCCTGCTGCCGGCGATTTCAAGTATCGCTTTCTGCGCGGATAATCCGGAAGACCTTTAAAAATATGGCAAGCAGCCCCATTGTCGTGGACAAGACCTTGCACGCCTGCTCCCACAATTTCCAGATCAGCTGCGGTAACTGCAGGCTCAACAGCATTTGTCTGCCGCTGGCTCTCGATAGTGAAGATGTGTCACAGCTGGATGAAATTATCCAGCGCAGCTCACCCTTACAGAAGGGAGAACACCTTTACCGGCAGGATCAGCCATTCGAATCTGTTTTTGCGGTACGATCAGGGACAGTTAAGGCCTATCGGACGACCGATGACGGCAAAGAGCAGATCACCGGATTTTATTTCCCCGGTGAGGTGCTTGGCATGGATGGCATCAGTAACGACCTTCACGCATCGTCCGCCAAGGCACTGGAAACAGCTGCCGTTTGCGAAGTTTCTTTTTTCCTCTCTCGAGAACCTCGGTCGGGAAATGCCTCAGCTACAGCGACATTTTGTGCAACTGATGAGCCGAGAGATTACCAAGGACCAGGTGCTCATTACGCTGTTGAGTAAAAATTCTGCCTACGAACGAGTGGCAGCGCTTCTCTTAAGCATTTCATCCCGCAATGCAAGGCGAAAACTGAGCGCAGCACAATTTCGCCTACCGATGTCCAGAGCAGACATAGGGAACTATCTGGGTATCACTGTGGAGACAGTGAGTCGCGTTCTGACTCGAATGCAAAAAGAAATATACTTCGAGTGAACAATAAAGAGATTGAAATTATCACCATCGACGGCGTACGCGAAATGGCAAATCTCACAGTGTAGCCAATCAGGCGCCGTATACTGCGCCGACTGCGACCAGTGGATGCTTCGACTATGATGAAGTGCCGCCAAACTAAACAACGTGATAAGTTATCGGATTGTTGTGTCGCGACAGACAGCAAAATTATCGCCTGAATGGGCACAAACCTGGGCATCAGCATGACCGGATGAGCGCCGCCCCCCAGCCCCGTCACAGCAACGAGCGTGCAGCTAAGCCACCCTGTCAGAGCACCGCTAGCTCAACGAACATTGACTTAACGAAAGTCCACCGGCAAAAATCACCCCATAGGATAGGGAATATCGCGTGACACGCGATTAATCCTTTTCAGCGTCTCACCGTCTAGCAACACGTCCGCGGCGGCCAGCAGCTCGGCTACCTGTGCTGCGCTGGTTGCACCCACAATGGTCGACGCGACAAAATCATGCTGCTTGCTCCATGCAACCGCCATAGTCACTACTGACATACCGATGTCCGCCGCTATCTCGTCAAAGCGGTGCGCCGAAGCCAGCGTCTTATCATTCACGAATCGCTGCATCATGCTCTTCTGGCGAGCAGGAGCATCGCGATAATGCGTGAAACGGGCGCCATCAGGAAACGCGCCATCATTATATTTACCGCTCAGGACACCACCCGCGATGGGCGAGTAAGGCAGCAAACTCACCTCCTCCTCCCTGCAAGCCTGCGCCAATTCATCCTCGAAGCGCCGATTATTGAGGCTAAAGTTATTTTGGATCGTTTCGTAGCGAGCCAGACCGTGCAGATCAGAGGCCCAAAGATTCTTGGTCAGGCCCCAGGTTGATTCATTACTACAGCCCAGCACGCGCACCTTACCCGCTTGCACCAGCTCATCAAGCACCCTTACGGTCTCTTCCTGCGGGAACCCCCAGTCCGGCCAGTGCGTCTGGTAAAGGTCAATGTAATCCGTGCCAAGGCGCCTGAGGCTGGTTTCCACTGCTCGCATAATGTGGTGACGATCCAGGCCGGTCTTGCCGCCGCGCAGGGGAGCCTCCATCCAGGTATGGCTGGGACCAGCAACCTTGGAAGCGATAATCAATTTATCGCGCTCTCTGGTTTTTATCCACCGTCCAACAATATCCTCTGTTAAGCCTGCATATTTTATATCCGGTGGAACCGGATACATCTCGGCAGTGTCGTAAAAGTCCACCCCCGCTTCATACGCCATATCCATAATGCGGAACGATGTCTTTTCATCGGCCTGATTGCCAAACGTCATCGTTCCCATGCAAATATCCGACACCACGACGGCACTCTTACCCAAACGCTTTCGGTTCACTCTGCCCCATCCTCAAAAGTACTTAGCAACAAGCGGATTACTATAAGCGAGAGTATAGCGATTGCCTAGAGCGAGCGGAGCGCAGACACAACCATAGGAGTAACAAACCGGCTAGTTACTCTGAACCTCGCGTCTATTACAATGACACCATGACACTGGCCAACCTAATACGTTACAGCCTGTTACTTGTGGTCGCCTTGTGCATGGCTTTAGCTGTTTACGTCTACAACAATGTCGATAGCGTCATGCGATCGGTCACCATTCGATTACTGCAAGACTACGGCGTCACAGATGTCCGTCCGGTGAATATACACTGGCAGAAGAACCGGCTAATGCTGGATAGTCTATGGCTGAAGGGTCGGCAGAACGACATGGGCTATACGCTGTCTTTTATCGATATAGACATCGCCTACCAATGGCGCGAGCTCCTTGGACAACAACTGAAGGCAGTTCGCGTTAAATCTTTTGACATCGCTATTACCGACATGACAACGGAAACCTCTTCGATCTCCGAGAAAACTCTCGATTTTACCCAATTTAGACCGCGGACCGTTATTTCTGCGCTACCAATGGTCACCCTCAGTATTGATGCCTGGCGCTTACGCTACCAGAAAAATAATGCTTTCGCGTTCTCCAGCGCAGGCAGTTTGCACTTTGACAACAGCCTGCAGCTGGATTTGCACACCGTGTTGTCGGGCGCAAATATTACAGGGCGGATAACCGCGGATACGAATGAGCATACGCTTGTCGATATCAGAGTCGCAGGTGACAACGGGAAAATCGCGGCGTTCAAGGCAAATATTGATAGCCGCAATGGCCCGTGGCGTTGGGCATTTGAGGGGGATTGGCAGCAAGACGCGCTGTTAGCATGGCTTGACACCCTGCATCTCGACTTTGAGTTACCTCCTCTGCCGATCACCACTGCAAACCCAGGCGCAGGCCACGGTAGCTTTTCTGGACTTGTCGAGCATCCGGAAATCATTCAGCTTGATCCAGTGAGGCCAAACATCGCAGCGGCCGACGTCGAGGCCTCTCTTGAACTATCGGCAATCGTCGAATCCGTCGCCTACCCGACCATACTCAACGACCTATCTGGAAAGACAGAAGTCAGCCTCACTCTGCAGCAGGGGCAATTACTAGTCGCTCTCCTTATGACCGATACGGTAATTACAAGAGTGGGAGGCGATTACTCAGTCGAGCTAGCGGCCATGAGCTTTAACAGCGAAATAGACACCATACCCGCGCTCACTGTCCGCTCACGCGCCGAAGGCGAACTGCTCATTCAACACAACAGCAAGCGGTCTCCGTTAGTCGTCTTTTCGTTTGAACAGGCAGGATCGCTTGACGATTTAACATACAAAGTGAATGCTGCGCTCGCAGAATCAGCGCTCACCCTTGGCATCAGTGGAGAATTTGACCTATGGACGGGGCAAGGCGGGCACAGGTTCGCGCTCCACTCTGAAAACCTGTCCCGATTGAATGCGCAGGCACTACCAGCGGTGTGGGATTGGCTTTCCCTATCTTCCATGCCTGATATTCACAGCGGCGAACTGCAGTTGGATACCACGCTGCAGACCCGTGACTACGATCTAAGCGAATGGTCACAGACATCACGACTGCGCATTGAGGGCTTCTCGGTAACGTACGACGGTTACAGTGTTGAGCAAGCCTCACTCACGACTCAGTGGACTGGATCGAGCGAGTGGCTCAGCCTCCAACCTTTAGAGGTCGCTATTGACGGGATAGATGCAGGCTTTGCTATTGGCAGCGTAAGCCTGACCGCTGCAATGGTAGATCCCACCCCTGTACTAGCTCCGGAACTCAATATCCAAGCGTTCTCAGCAGAGGTATTCGGCGGCAAGGTATTTCTCGAAACGCCAGCCACCTGGAACTTTTCGGCACACAGTAACGGCGCGAGTCTGCAGGTTGAAGGCTGGGAACTGGCGCAAATCGTTGCTCTCCAGCAAAATCAGGATATTGCTGCACAAGGAACAATTCGGGGTACTCTGCCAATCGCCTTCAGCGATGGCCGTCTGATCGTCAGCAACGGCTATCTGAACGCACTACCCCCCGGAGGGACTATTCGTTACGACAGTGGCGATACAAGTCGCAACCTTGGCAATAACAGGCAACTCGGACTGGCACTGGACCTATTAAGTGACTTTCGTTACGAGACACTAGAAAGCGAGGTCGACCTGGATGATCAAGGCAACCTGGTGCTTGGCCTGTCCCTGGGCGGGCGCAACCCAAGCCACTATGGTGGCCAGGAAGTGAAGTTTAACATCAGGGTGGAACAAAACCTCGATCCACTATTACAAAGCCTACGCTTAAGTGATACCTTGACTCGGAGTATTGAGAATCGCTTGCATTGATGTTTATCCGTGTGCCTTTAACGAACACCCAGAGCCGCACACAACGGAGAACTCCATTATGAGAACCCCTGTTACTCTATCTTTACTTCTGTCTGCAATCGCTTGCTCTCCCACCGTGCAAGTTGCACCGCCCTCCGAACCGATTACGATAAATCTGAACGTGAAGATCGAGCATGAAATTCGAGTACAAGTCGACGAAGAATTAGATGACCTTTTTTCCAACGACAGCGCACTTTTCTAGGAGACATTAACGATGTTAATACCACGTCCGGCGAGGCCAGCCTTCGTCACAGCCACCCTTATCACACTGCTCTCTGTGGCCGCTTTCGCAGAGGATTTGGGAACCGCCAAGTCCAAAGGACTGGTCGGTGAAACAAACAGTGGCTACGTTGCAGCCGTCGAACCCTCTGACAAAGTCAATGCACTTGTGACCGACATTAACCAGCAGCGCAAAGCGCGTTACTCAGCCATTGCGAAGGAAAATAACATCAGCCTGAACGCGGTAGAAGCCAGAGCTGGCCTGAAAGCCATCGAAAAAACGCCTGACGGTCATTACGTCAATACGGGAGAGGGCTGGCAAAAAAAGTAAACAACACATTGTTTGGCCGGGTCGCCTAAGGCCGTGAAAAAATGCCTTACTTGCGTGGCGCCTAAAGCGCACCCTTTTCTTTTTCCCTCGCCATGTCCAGAGCCAGATCTTCGATCATATCTTCCTGACCACCAACAGTGCGCCTGCGCCCCAACTCGACCAGGATATCCCGACTAGACAGTCCGTATTTTTCGGCGCTGCGTTTTGCAAACAGCAGAAAAGAAGAGTAGACCCCCGCCCAACCCAGCGTCAGCGAGTCTCGATCTACACGCACCATGTGGTCCATGAGAGGCACTATCAAGTCCTCCGCTATATCCATAGCTTTGAACAGGTCAATGCCGGTTTTCACGCCCATCCT from the Candidatus Marimicrobium litorale genome contains:
- a CDS encoding YnbE family lipoprotein gives rise to the protein MRTPVTLSLLLSAIACSPTVQVAPPSEPITINLNVKIEHEIRVQVDEELDDLFSNDSALF
- a CDS encoding YdbL family protein, whose protein sequence is MLIPRPARPAFVTATLITLLSVAAFAEDLGTAKSKGLVGETNSGYVAAVEPSDKVNALVTDINQQRKARYSAIAKENNISLNAVEARAGLKAIEKTPDGHYVNTGEGWQKK
- a CDS encoding helix-turn-helix transcriptional regulator; the encoded protein is MKSKDIDTDYNQLIGLVYEGALEARPWQSALPALREAMDAQVVSLVLRPPTDNDQGVILNCIRPETGSEITSSRLADSSDWEVSAYREQFFSLDPFINLPLDKVIALEDILPDTELISSDYYQHYLKPINLFRILGVDTAEPGGMIARLRISRRESEDGFKRSERELLEFVTPHLRRAIEIYARLNRMTAERDVYAGAVDQLSVASIILDEQGKLLTTNAVGRALLDQGAGLSLRDGRLMIEGREFNKELQSALATIIKAQQNGETSVVRALRVPRPGVRSDLGLVIKPVPLSEWSEGQSSPSAAVFISDPDLKESTSRQVLGELFELTPAEANLATLLARGLSLAQVSDAQHISQHTARAQLKSIFAKMGVSRQAELVRLVLKSVASLG
- a CDS encoding YdbH domain-containing protein yields the protein MTLANLIRYSLLLVVALCMALAVYVYNNVDSVMRSVTIRLLQDYGVTDVRPVNIHWQKNRLMLDSLWLKGRQNDMGYTLSFIDIDIAYQWRELLGQQLKAVRVKSFDIAITDMTTETSSISEKTLDFTQFRPRTVISALPMVTLSIDAWRLRYQKNNAFAFSSAGSLHFDNSLQLDLHTVLSGANITGRITADTNEHTLVDIRVAGDNGKIAAFKANIDSRNGPWRWAFEGDWQQDALLAWLDTLHLDFELPPLPITTANPGAGHGSFSGLVEHPEIIQLDPVRPNIAAADVEASLELSAIVESVAYPTILNDLSGKTEVSLTLQQGQLLVALLMTDTVITRVGGDYSVELAAMSFNSEIDTIPALTVRSRAEGELLIQHNSKRSPLVVFSFEQAGSLDDLTYKVNAALAESALTLGISGEFDLWTGQGGHRFALHSENLSRLNAQALPAVWDWLSLSSMPDIHSGELQLDTTLQTRDYDLSEWSQTSRLRIEGFSVTYDGYSVEQASLTTQWTGSSEWLSLQPLEVAIDGIDAGFAIGSVSLTAAMVDPTPVLAPELNIQAFSAEVFGGKVFLETPATWNFSAHSNGASLQVEGWELAQIVALQQNQDIAAQGTIRGTLPIAFSDGRLIVSNGYLNALPPGGTIRYDSGDTSRNLGNNRQLGLALDLLSDFRYETLESEVDLDDQGNLVLGLSLGGRNPSHYGGQEVKFNIRVEQNLDPLLQSLRLSDTLTRSIENRLH
- a CDS encoding aldo/keto reductase, producing MNRKRLGKSAVVVSDICMGTMTFGNQADEKTSFRIMDMAYEAGVDFYDTAEMYPVPPDIKYAGLTEDIVGRWIKTRERDKLIIASKVAGPSHTWMEAPLRGGKTGLDRHHIMRAVETSLRRLGTDYIDLYQTHWPDWGFPQEETVRVLDELVQAGKVRVLGCSNESTWGLTKNLWASDLHGLARYETIQNNFSLNNRRFEDELAQACREEEVSLLPYSPIAGGVLSGKYNDGAFPDGARFTHYRDAPARQKSMMQRFVNDKTLASAHRFDEIAADIGMSVVTMAVAWSKQHDFVASTIVGATSAAQVAELLAAADVLLDGETLKRINRVSRDIPYPMG